One region of Quercus lobata isolate SW786 chromosome 2, ValleyOak3.0 Primary Assembly, whole genome shotgun sequence genomic DNA includes:
- the LOC115966859 gene encoding uncharacterized protein LOC115966859 → MNLIAWNCRGALKASFQNHIMDLVNNHNPAIVIIMETKIGGERAREITERLPFDGVITTDTIGYAGGLWMLWDSDRVEVIHLSSIEQEIHATVKVRSSNFSWFLSAIYASPRHAKRQVLWNNLTKVAELHNLPWVLAGDFNEPIVGEDKFGGRLVSVNRSLMLKECLDKCSMIDLGFTGPCFTWTNWREVQGLIQERIDRFFVNPSWCLLYPEARVSHLTRCHSDHCPVLLELQPTGWNYRVRPFKFQRFWLSDVTFPEVVENAWSQNTGLTEAIDIFQREATVWNKSHFGNIFARKRKIMARLNGIQRV, encoded by the coding sequence atGAATCTTATAGCTTGGAATTGTAGAGGTGCCTTGAAGGCCTCTTTCCAGAACCATATAATGGATCTTGTCAATAATCACAATCCTGCTATAGTGATTATCATGGAAACAAAAATTGGTGGGGAGCGGGCTCGGGAGATTACTGAAAGGCTCCCGTTTGACGGTGTGATCACTACAGACACTATAGGTTATGCAGGGGGTCTTTGGATGTTGTGGGATTCGGATAGGGTTGAAGTAATTCATTTGTCAAGCATAGAGCAGGAAATTCATGCTACTGTCAAGGTACGTAGTTCCAATTTTTCCTGGTTCCTTTCTGCaatttatgctagtcctaggcATGCCAAAAGGCAAGTGTTATGGAATAACTTAACTAAGGTTGCAGAACTCCATAATTTGCCTTGGGTGTTAGCTGGAGATTTTAACGAACCTATTGTTGGAGAGGATAAGTTTGGGGGTAGGCTTGTTAGTGTGAATAGATCCTTGATGCTAAAAGAGTGCCTTGACAAATGCAGTATGATTGATTTAGGATTTACTGGGCCTTGTTTCACTTGGACAAATTGGAGGGAAGTGCAGGGTTTAATCCAAGAGAGAATAGATAGGTTCTTTGTTAATCCAAGTTGGTGCCTCCTATACCCAGAGGCGAGGGTATCCCATTTAACAAGGTGCCATTCGGACCACTGTCCAGTGCTCCTTGAGCTGCAACCCACAGGCTGGAATTACCGGGTTAGGCCTTTCAAATTCCAGCGGTTCTGGCTGTCTGATGTTACTTTCCCTGAGGTGGTGGAGAATGCTTGGAGTCAGAATACAGGACTTACTGAAGCTATTGATATTTTCCAACGCGAAGCTACGGTCTGGAATAAATCTCATTTTGGGAATATATTTGCTAGGAAGAGAAAGATTATGGCAAGGTTAAATGGTATTCAGCGAGTTTAG